In Actinomyces weissii, a genomic segment contains:
- a CDS encoding HAD family hydrolase, with protein MTAKPAASPRNRPTLRGRLAGAHLQVEATDGSGVVTMTQQDGTTCGATALLGAHLLLGGSLPTTASPGRPGLPATLGALQRSLQRRLNRNAAGGAVPLPWTRHLGSTPWAVAAEMTRLVRAQHPWTPAYRLRWVRDAGRLWPQVVERLRRHLAQGEPVILLTGGPLRHVPATADGAPVSTRITTLLSRTPALPRHYVLAVPWDLLGQDDPGPGRVPLYEPSAGTISTLDLLAPWDRHASGPPALGHWPRVLGVIMPGRAEGEAVSD; from the coding sequence GTGACCGCCAAGCCTGCCGCCAGCCCCCGTAACCGCCCCACCCTGCGCGGCCGCCTTGCCGGGGCGCACCTGCAGGTGGAGGCGACCGACGGCTCCGGCGTCGTCACCATGACCCAGCAGGACGGCACCACCTGCGGGGCCACCGCCCTGCTCGGCGCGCACCTGCTACTCGGCGGCAGCCTGCCGACGACGGCCAGCCCCGGTCGCCCAGGCCTCCCGGCGACGCTAGGGGCCCTGCAACGCAGCCTGCAACGCCGTCTGAACCGTAACGCCGCAGGCGGGGCGGTACCCCTTCCCTGGACCCGTCACCTGGGCTCCACCCCCTGGGCGGTGGCCGCCGAGATGACCCGGCTGGTGCGCGCCCAGCACCCCTGGACCCCCGCCTACCGCCTGCGCTGGGTGCGGGACGCCGGCCGGCTCTGGCCCCAGGTGGTCGAGCGCCTGCGCCGTCACCTGGCCCAGGGGGAGCCGGTCATCCTGCTCACCGGCGGGCCCCTGCGGCACGTCCCCGCCACCGCCGACGGCGCCCCCGTCAGCACGCGGATCACCACCCTGCTCTCCCGCACCCCGGCCCTGCCCCGCCACTACGTGCTGGCCGTGCCCTGGGATCTGCTGGGCCAGGATGACCCGGGCCCGGGGCGGGTGCCGCTCTACGAGCCCTCCGCAGGCACTATCAGCACCCTGGACCTGCTGGCGCCCTGGGACCGGCACGCCAGCGGTCCGCCCGCCCTGGGGCACTGGCCCCGCGTCCTAGGAGTCATCATGCCCGGTAGGGCGGAAGGAGAAGCCGTTAGTGACTGA
- a CDS encoding metal ABC transporter permease, with product MSVSWELLGLPALEVALMGALAGLVGALALVHRRVFFTESLTHATFPGAVAGVVVAAAASQALLGGRAGYELLTLALLVGAVAMCLPMIALMRWLGRVPGLSSQSAAGIVLTFGFALGYFMVKWFAPLPLKVDSFLAGSVLNVSRLDVWVTGAVLAGAVLVCLVGGRFLTYYGFDPVGYRAGGLPAAPAEAVVLGLICLTIAALVPAVGTILPIALVAAPAAALSRWCSSMRGLLVGSALLGTVTCLVGLGAGVLLELSVGGVIALACAVVYVASEAVSALRQ from the coding sequence ATGAGCGTGAGCTGGGAGCTGCTGGGCCTGCCCGCCCTGGAGGTGGCGCTCATGGGGGCGCTGGCGGGGCTGGTCGGTGCCTTGGCGCTGGTGCACCGGCGCGTTTTCTTCACCGAGTCCCTGACCCACGCGACCTTTCCCGGGGCGGTGGCCGGGGTAGTGGTTGCAGCGGCTGCCAGTCAGGCGCTGCTGGGTGGGCGGGCCGGGTACGAGCTGCTGACCCTGGCCCTGCTGGTGGGTGCGGTAGCTATGTGCCTGCCGATGATCGCCCTGATGCGGTGGCTGGGGCGTGTGCCCGGCCTGTCCTCCCAGTCCGCGGCCGGGATCGTGCTGACTTTCGGGTTCGCGCTGGGGTACTTCATGGTCAAGTGGTTCGCACCGTTGCCTCTGAAGGTGGACAGCTTCCTGGCTGGCTCGGTACTGAACGTCTCCCGCCTGGACGTGTGGGTTACCGGGGCGGTGCTGGCCGGAGCGGTGCTGGTGTGCCTGGTGGGAGGCAGGTTCCTGACCTACTACGGCTTTGACCCGGTGGGCTACCGGGCGGGTGGGCTGCCCGCTGCTCCGGCGGAGGCGGTGGTGCTGGGGCTGATCTGCCTGACTATCGCGGCCCTGGTGCCAGCGGTGGGCACGATCCTGCCGATCGCCCTGGTGGCGGCCCCGGCGGCGGCGCTGTCCCGCTGGTGCTCCTCCATGCGCGGCCTGCTGGTGGGCTCGGCGCTGCTGGGGACGGTCACCTGCCTGGTGGGGCTGGGCGCCGGGGTGCTGCTGGAGCTGTCGGTCGGGGGCGTGATCGCACTGGCCTGCGCAGTGGTGTACGTGGCCTCGGAGGCGGTCTCCGCCCTGCGGCAGTGA
- the pepT gene encoding peptidase T, protein MTEQTPSNGPEPTAAPASAPTTTHTAAPTTTPGVAPTPDPTAALGQALATRFLRYSAVTSQSDAAATTVPSTPGQRELAQLLAQELQQAGAADVHLSSTAVLTATVPSTLPPGRTAPVVGLCTHLDTADAGLSPQVRAQVVRYAGGDLPLGDGARVITLAEHPELGRYTGQPLLVGDGTSVLGADDKAGVAVVMQLACDLLMADADGGAPPHGELRLAFVPDEEIGLRGVRTMDLARFPVDYAYTIDSCEVGEVVQETFNAATATLTVTGVSPHPMSAKGVLVNPILVAHELIGRLDPAQTPERTQGREGYIWVNQIRGDQATAVVTLSIRDHDRAGYEARKELLHQLVAEVARAHPRARLELEVEDVYTNLADARTPANAVALERVYTALDRLGIRPLPLAMRGGTDGSWLSAQGIFTPNVFTGAHNFHSWAEFLPLRSFAASYLVVRELVRLAAEDGGPAQVGGQH, encoded by the coding sequence GTGACTGAGCAGACTCCGAGCAACGGCCCGGAGCCCACCGCGGCCCCGGCCTCGGCCCCCACCACCACCCACACTGCGGCCCCCACCACCACCCCCGGCGTCGCCCCCACCCCGGACCCCACCGCGGCCCTGGGGCAGGCGCTGGCCACGCGCTTCCTGCGCTACAGCGCCGTCACCAGCCAGTCCGACGCCGCCGCGACCACCGTGCCCAGCACCCCCGGGCAGCGCGAGCTCGCCCAGCTGCTGGCCCAGGAGCTGCAGCAGGCGGGGGCGGCAGACGTGCACCTGTCGTCCACCGCCGTGCTCACCGCCACCGTCCCCTCCACCCTGCCGCCGGGCCGCACGGCACCGGTGGTGGGACTGTGCACCCACCTGGACACCGCCGACGCCGGGCTCAGCCCCCAGGTCAGGGCCCAGGTGGTGCGCTATGCGGGAGGGGACCTGCCGCTGGGTGACGGTGCCCGCGTGATCACCCTGGCGGAGCACCCCGAGCTGGGCCGCTACACCGGGCAGCCGCTGCTGGTGGGGGACGGCACCAGCGTGCTGGGGGCGGACGACAAGGCCGGGGTCGCCGTCGTCATGCAGCTGGCCTGCGACCTGCTCATGGCCGACGCCGACGGCGGGGCCCCGCCTCACGGTGAGCTGCGCCTGGCCTTCGTCCCGGACGAGGAGATCGGGCTGCGGGGCGTGCGCACCATGGACCTGGCCCGTTTCCCGGTGGACTACGCCTACACCATCGACTCCTGCGAGGTGGGGGAGGTGGTCCAGGAGACCTTCAACGCGGCCACCGCCACGCTCACAGTCACCGGCGTGAGCCCCCACCCCATGAGCGCCAAGGGAGTGCTGGTGAACCCGATCCTGGTGGCGCACGAGCTGATCGGCCGCCTGGACCCCGCGCAGACCCCGGAGCGCACCCAGGGGCGGGAGGGCTACATCTGGGTGAACCAGATCCGGGGCGACCAGGCCACCGCCGTGGTGACCCTCTCCATCCGTGACCACGACCGGGCGGGCTACGAGGCCCGCAAGGAGCTGCTGCACCAGCTGGTGGCGGAGGTGGCGCGTGCCCACCCACGGGCCCGCCTGGAGCTGGAGGTGGAGGACGTCTACACCAACCTGGCCGACGCCCGCACCCCGGCCAACGCGGTCGCCCTGGAGCGGGTGTACACCGCGCTTGACAGGCTGGGAATCAGGCCGCTGCCGCTGGCCATGCGTGGGGGCACGGACGGCTCCTGGCTCTCCGCGCAGGGGATCTTTACCCCTAACGTCTTCACCGGGGCGCACAACTTCCACTCCTGGGCCGAGTTCCTGCCGCTGCGCTCCTTCGCCGCCAGCTACCTGGTGGTGCGTGAGCTGGTGCGCCTAGCGGCTGAGGACGGCGGGCCGGCCCAGGTCGGCGGGCAGCACTGA
- a CDS encoding VCBS repeat-containing protein: protein MTSLRPRPAAAACLLSLSLILSPAAAALPSHAPATGYEDLDDVFGPEPGPFPERPARPGDGSSDDDDDLFGPSQPPGSGDAPTTPEAPRPPAPGTPGDRPRTDPPVITPPPAALQPVDTDQEKSWLGEFGNSLGSTIARGTCDVTGDARPDIITSELTRSVWRFDPYYVDTENHGWVHNVTGRLVVVPGGAPGTALPSEHVIYVNGPTEPGEEGDDAVVGLSVACLGDTNGDGVDDLAVGSHTMGRAWVLYGGPRLHEARLNDLAPEHGFTVLLPTTGSPAAHLSAAGDLDGDGLADLALVLTNSRQALSPAPGQGTDRGIAYVVAGHAGGAAVDLREPLAEPQHLLARVLSPAGNLATAFDRVGDVNADGQEDFVLSDYTHASGTNVVPGRAWLLTGVRPGARLDLDGEFAGSTLEMDPSASYRLGAGTSVAPAGDADGDGVGDLLIGFDGGHAVGVTTGGVVLVRGSAQLPATVRISPTGQQDPQARVITGLTPGDSAGYAVDALVAPGTVTLVALGAQGTAQEAGATYVFPVSAFSSPVRSLAELGDELRTIASPSPRSRSGRAVAFVGSHLGSPTLAVGGDGVVHDHDGEEGAVHAAHVLATTVRPVPAPAAPQGQGNPGGGPGAPGGQPGAEEPPAGSGAGSSPTPSPAPDSQAQAGPAAQNSPSGLLARTGAGSVLAACALAAAAAAAGGLALAVRARRRQQG, encoded by the coding sequence ATGACCTCCCTCCGTCCCAGACCGGCAGCAGCCGCCTGCCTGCTATCCCTGTCCCTGATCCTGTCCCCTGCCGCCGCGGCCCTCCCCAGCCACGCGCCCGCCACCGGGTACGAGGACCTGGACGACGTCTTCGGCCCGGAGCCCGGCCCCTTCCCCGAGCGACCCGCGCGCCCCGGCGACGGCAGCAGCGACGACGACGATGACCTCTTCGGCCCCTCCCAGCCTCCGGGCTCAGGCGACGCCCCCACGACCCCGGAGGCCCCCAGGCCACCCGCCCCCGGCACCCCCGGAGACCGGCCCCGCACCGACCCGCCGGTCATCACCCCGCCCCCGGCGGCCCTGCAGCCGGTGGATACCGACCAGGAGAAGTCCTGGCTGGGAGAGTTCGGCAACTCCCTGGGCTCCACCATCGCCCGCGGCACCTGCGACGTGACCGGCGACGCCCGCCCCGACATCATCACCTCCGAGCTCACCCGCTCCGTGTGGCGCTTCGACCCCTACTACGTCGACACCGAGAACCACGGCTGGGTGCACAACGTCACCGGCCGCCTGGTGGTAGTCCCCGGAGGCGCGCCCGGCACCGCCCTCCCGAGCGAGCACGTCATCTACGTCAACGGCCCCACCGAGCCCGGCGAGGAGGGGGACGACGCCGTCGTCGGCCTGTCCGTAGCCTGCCTGGGGGACACCAACGGCGACGGCGTGGACGACCTCGCCGTCGGCTCCCACACCATGGGCCGGGCCTGGGTCCTCTACGGCGGCCCCCGGCTGCATGAGGCCAGGCTGAATGACCTGGCCCCCGAGCACGGCTTCACGGTCCTGCTCCCCACCACCGGCAGCCCCGCCGCCCACCTGTCCGCCGCCGGGGACCTAGACGGCGACGGACTGGCCGACCTGGCCCTGGTGCTCACCAACTCCCGCCAGGCCCTCTCCCCCGCCCCCGGGCAGGGCACCGACCGGGGCATCGCCTACGTGGTGGCCGGTCACGCCGGCGGGGCCGCCGTGGACCTGCGCGAGCCGCTGGCCGAGCCCCAGCACCTGCTGGCACGCGTGCTCAGCCCTGCAGGCAACCTGGCCACCGCCTTCGACCGGGTCGGGGACGTCAACGCAGACGGGCAGGAGGACTTCGTCCTGAGCGACTACACGCACGCCTCCGGCACCAACGTGGTCCCCGGCCGCGCCTGGCTGCTGACCGGGGTGCGCCCCGGCGCGCGCCTGGACCTGGACGGCGAGTTCGCGGGCAGCACCCTGGAGATGGACCCCTCCGCCTCCTACCGCCTGGGGGCAGGCACCTCCGTGGCCCCCGCCGGTGACGCCGACGGCGACGGCGTAGGCGACCTGCTGATCGGCTTCGACGGCGGGCACGCCGTGGGAGTCACCACCGGCGGTGTGGTGCTGGTGCGGGGCTCCGCCCAGCTGCCCGCCACCGTGCGCATCAGCCCCACCGGCCAGCAGGACCCGCAGGCCCGGGTCATCACCGGCCTGACCCCGGGCGACTCAGCCGGGTACGCCGTGGACGCCCTGGTGGCCCCCGGCACCGTGACCCTGGTGGCCCTGGGCGCGCAGGGCACCGCGCAGGAGGCTGGCGCCACCTACGTGTTCCCGGTCAGCGCCTTCTCCTCCCCCGTGCGCTCCCTGGCGGAGCTCGGGGATGAGCTGCGCACCATCGCCTCCCCCAGCCCCCGCTCCCGCTCTGGCCGGGCGGTGGCCTTCGTGGGCAGCCACCTGGGATCCCCCACCCTGGCCGTCGGTGGTGACGGCGTGGTCCACGACCACGACGGCGAGGAGGGCGCGGTGCACGCCGCCCACGTGCTGGCCACGACCGTGAGGCCGGTACCCGCCCCGGCGGCCCCGCAGGGCCAGGGCAACCCGGGAGGAGGCCCCGGTGCCCCCGGCGGGCAGCCGGGGGCCGAGGAGCCGCCTGCCGGGTCAGGTGCGGGCAGCAGCCCGACGCCCAGCCCCGCGCCGGACTCCCAGGCGCAGGCTGGACCCGCCGCCCAGAACAGCCCTTCCGGGCTGCTGGCGCGCACCGGTGCAGGCTCGGTCCTGGCCGCCTGCGCCCTGGCCGCCGCCGCGGCTGCGGCCGGTGGACTGGCCCTGGCGGTCCGGGCCCGGCGTCGCCAGCAGGGCTGA
- a CDS encoding metal ABC transporter substrate-binding protein, which yields MRNPKNLPVALRACAVLAAATLTLSACGGTGSSQADQAIKVVASTTQICDYVSQLGSGGQDLALTRTGADGTTTELGADPAQAKAHLRLTCLLAPNASAHEHDMTPGQSKALAEADLFLVNGVDLEHFLDAAITSTGFKGKMVVTSGVTGAVDVDDLAGQQAKEKDLPYQVDRGTSKVEVAEWPFPPEDGESAPEFRFDPHVWTAPENAVVQVTNIGEALAAAAPEPAVADLLRQHTKDYTTLLNELDTWVRSSLDSVPVEQRVLFTSHDAFGYLAKSYDVKFQGAALSDFNAQQDATAQKIQSTADEIKASGAVAIFAENSNNPKAVEKVAELAGVKAVIGDEALYGDSLGDPGSDGETYIGSVMHNVTNLVTAWDGTVAPVPDSLKTWTPKQVVSK from the coding sequence ATGCGAAACCCCAAGAACCTCCCTGTGGCCCTGCGCGCCTGCGCCGTCCTGGCTGCTGCGACCCTGACCCTCAGCGCCTGTGGCGGTACCGGCTCCTCCCAGGCCGACCAGGCCATCAAGGTCGTGGCCTCCACCACCCAGATCTGCGACTACGTCAGCCAGCTCGGCAGCGGCGGGCAGGACCTGGCCCTTACCCGCACCGGCGCTGACGGCACCACCACCGAGCTGGGGGCCGACCCCGCCCAGGCCAAGGCCCACCTGCGTCTCACCTGCCTGCTCGCCCCCAACGCCTCCGCCCACGAGCACGACATGACCCCCGGCCAGTCCAAGGCCCTGGCCGAGGCTGACCTGTTCCTGGTAAACGGCGTGGACCTGGAGCACTTCCTGGACGCCGCCATCACCTCCACCGGCTTCAAGGGCAAGATGGTGGTCACCTCCGGTGTCACCGGTGCCGTGGACGTAGACGACCTGGCCGGCCAGCAGGCCAAGGAGAAGGACCTGCCCTACCAGGTTGACCGTGGCACCAGCAAGGTGGAGGTCGCCGAGTGGCCCTTCCCGCCCGAGGACGGCGAGTCCGCCCCCGAGTTCCGCTTCGACCCGCACGTCTGGACCGCCCCCGAGAACGCCGTCGTGCAGGTCACCAACATCGGTGAGGCCCTGGCCGCCGCCGCCCCCGAGCCCGCCGTGGCTGACCTTCTGCGCCAGCACACCAAGGACTACACCACCCTCCTCAACGAGCTGGACACCTGGGTCCGCAGCTCGCTGGACTCCGTGCCCGTCGAGCAGCGTGTCCTGTTCACCAGCCACGACGCCTTCGGCTACCTCGCAAAGTCCTACGACGTGAAGTTCCAGGGAGCGGCCCTGTCAGACTTCAACGCCCAGCAGGACGCCACCGCCCAGAAGATCCAGTCCACCGCCGACGAGATCAAGGCCTCCGGGGCCGTGGCCATCTTCGCGGAGAACTCCAACAACCCCAAGGCGGTGGAGAAGGTCGCCGAGCTTGCCGGGGTCAAGGCCGTCATCGGTGACGAGGCCCTCTACGGCGACTCCCTGGGTGACCCCGGATCCGACGGCGAGACCTACATCGGCTCCGTCATGCACAACGTCACCAACCTGGTGACCGCCTGGGACGGCACCGTGGCCCCCGTGCCGGACAGCCTCAAGACCTGGACTCCCAAGCAGGTGGTCAGCAAGTGA
- a CDS encoding metal ABC transporter permease, translating into MQALTQAVAAAVETLRLLAVHVPGLQTLAQAPYLFRPLLMVLLLGAVCAVVGTLVNLRTAEFTAEALVHAVFPGIVAGAVYGGIDAIVPAASLVAALAAGALTWVHHRARRRSASEAGTAVVLTGFFSVGIILSLAKGDMSGQLEALMFGRLLEVTDRGLTQALLICLLALLAVGLTWKEQVAYAFDPTGARAGGARLLALDLVLNVAVAAVVVSAATAVGTLLVVGYLVVPGAAGRVLAARVRSMVLVSLGVGVGGGYLGLLLMTAPLPRPVSPQASVALSMTAVFLLAAAWSATVPALRRRLRDGRGVTMAGTTEARQEAAVRQTGARRREQETAA; encoded by the coding sequence GTGCAGGCCCTGACCCAGGCGGTGGCCGCCGCCGTCGAGACCCTGAGGCTGCTAGCGGTGCACGTGCCCGGCCTGCAGACCCTGGCCCAGGCCCCCTACCTGTTCCGGCCCCTGCTCATGGTGCTGCTGCTGGGGGCCGTGTGCGCAGTGGTCGGCACCCTGGTCAACCTGCGCACCGCCGAGTTCACTGCGGAGGCCCTGGTGCACGCGGTGTTCCCCGGGATCGTGGCCGGGGCGGTCTACGGCGGTATCGACGCGATCGTGCCAGCCGCCAGCCTGGTGGCGGCGCTGGCCGCCGGGGCCCTGACGTGGGTGCACCACCGGGCCCGGCGCCGCTCAGCCTCCGAGGCGGGCACCGCCGTGGTCCTGACCGGCTTCTTCTCCGTGGGCATCATCCTGTCCCTGGCCAAGGGGGACATGTCCGGCCAGCTGGAGGCCCTCATGTTCGGTCGCCTGCTGGAGGTCACCGACCGGGGCCTGACCCAGGCGCTCCTGATCTGCCTGCTGGCCCTGCTGGCGGTGGGCCTGACCTGGAAGGAGCAGGTCGCCTACGCCTTCGACCCGACAGGGGCCCGGGCCGGGGGCGCCCGCCTGCTCGCCCTGGACCTGGTCCTCAACGTGGCCGTGGCGGCAGTCGTGGTCTCGGCGGCCACAGCCGTAGGTACGCTGCTGGTGGTCGGCTACCTGGTGGTCCCCGGAGCCGCCGGGCGGGTGCTGGCGGCGCGGGTGCGCTCCATGGTGCTGGTGTCCCTGGGCGTGGGCGTGGGCGGCGGCTACCTGGGGCTGCTGCTCATGACGGCGCCCCTGCCTCGGCCCGTGTCACCGCAGGCCAGCGTCGCCCTGTCCATGACGGCGGTGTTCCTGCTGGCGGCGGCCTGGTCCGCCACGGTGCCGGCGCTGCGTCGTCGCCTGCGGGACGGGCGAGGCGTGACGATGGCGGGGACGACTGAGGCCCGGCAGGAGGCTGCTGTGAGGCAGACGGGGGCCCGGCGTCGTGAGCAGGAGACGGCGGCATGA